One Micropterus dolomieu isolate WLL.071019.BEF.003 ecotype Adirondacks linkage group LG23, ASM2129224v1, whole genome shotgun sequence DNA window includes the following coding sequences:
- the LOC123963896 gene encoding cysteine-rich and transmembrane domain-containing protein 1-like has translation MSDQPPPYIHHPPGGPSAPGFTSAYSFQPASFPGSPYQTFPQTNTGEGDHAYYHGPPGPVGPPGPYLPQPGYQGHQGHQSQTTHPWGGPNMYGETPKQTVFMVGQDRGHSNVGGKGSCLTACLAALCCCCLWDMLASGHH, from the exons ATGAGCGACCAGCCTCCCCCGTACATTCATCACCCCCCCGGGGGCCCCTCTGCTCCCGGCTTCACTTCAG CTTACAGCTTTCAGCCTGCATCCTTCCCCGGCTCGCCATACCAG ACCTTCCCCCAGACTAACACAGGTGAAGGAGACCACGCCTACTACCACGGGCCACCGGGGCCAGTGGGACCCCCGGGGCCCTACCTGCCTCAGCCCGGGTACCAGGGGCACCAGGGGCACCAGAGCCAGACCACCCACCCCTGGGGCGGCCCAAACATGTACGGAGAAACGCCAAAACAGACAG TGTTCATGGTCGGGCAGGATCGTGGCCACAGCAATGTCGGCGGTAAAGGATCGTGTCTGACGGCGTGTTTGGCcgctctgtgctgctgctgcctctggGACATGTTGGCCTCTGGACACCACTGA